The DNA window TTTTGCAAAATGATGATAATAATTGGGGATCCTGATGCGGAAATTGCACATAGCGTCAGCAACGTGTCCATATTCTGGAGCGCCATGCGATGGTCAGGTAACAGAAAAGCGGACAGGAAAAATGCGGCAGTCGTCATCAGATACATCATGGACGTCTGTAATGAAGAGAATCCCGCTCGTTGGTTGTTATCAGGAAACTGAATCGTAACCGCCGAAGATGAAACCAGACGACTGTAAGCTGCCCCGAGAAATAACGTCATAAACAGCGCCGGATGCGGATAGCCCAGGAGGGGTATCAGCAAGCTCAGAATAAAAACGAGGGTTGACCCGGTCGCCAAACTCAAGGCAGAAAAACGAGAGGTTAATGCCCCTGTCATTCTTGTTGACAGATACCCCGCCAGTCCCCCGTCGAAGAACAGCCAGGGCAGCAGGCCTTCAGAAGCCCCCAACAGCTGCGTCATTAATGGCGCCAGAACAGGAATGATCAGCATTGGACTAAACTGTACCAGCGCATTACCGGAAGCAAACAGTAAAGTATCAACATCGAGGGGCAGCGCGTGAGACGTGTCGAAAGCGACGGGGTCCTGAGGAATGACAGTGACGATCAATGGCAATGCCAACAAACAGAGCGTGCTGATTAACCACAACGCGACATGCCAACCGTAATGAGTACACAAAAATAATATAGCGGGCATCCCCACAACGCTTACCAGCGAAAATGACGCAATCACCGTCGCCAACATTTTTCCGCTCAAGTCAGCCGGCGTGTGGTTTATCAAAATACCGATCCCCACCCCCATTGTCGTCCCTCCAACCAGCCCTGCGAAGAGTCGCAAGGTAAGAAGAAGAGGAAAACTGGTTATGAATGTCGTCAACAGTGTCGCTATGGCTAGCAGCACCATATTAGCGATAAGAAAACGCTTCTTATTGCAACGGTCAACCCAGTAAAAGGCGATAATTCCCGACAGGACGGCTCCAGAGGTGTACATACCGGATACATAGCCTGAGAAGGAGACGGGAACAGCGAAATCCGCGGCCATAAATGTAAAAACAGGACTGAACATCATATATTCCAGCGCATTAGTAAACTGCACAAAAGCGATGACCAGCGCTATCCGTATCAGCGCCTTTTGATTAAATGTAGTGGTGACCCGTGGCATAGCAAGCGACCTGTTGATGAAAGATAACCTAGCTTAACTGCTATCAAACTTATCGATTAGATGGTAAAAATGGCACTCATTATTATCATATGTGGGATAGTTGATGCGGCCAGTTCTTGATTTTAATGCGCTGAAAGTCTTCATCGCTGTGGTTGAAAGAGACAGTTTTGTGGGGGCATCGAAAGCCCTTGAAATGCCGGCATCAAATGTCAGCCGTTGCATTGCTCAGCTAGAAGACAAACTGAATCTTCAGCTTATTGAACGCAGTACCCGACATATGAAACTCACTCAGGCGGGGCATCTACTCTATACCCGGGCGAAGCCATTACTGGAAGCGCTTGAGCAAACTGAAACCGAATTAACGTTGCGGCAAATGCAATTCAAAGGGCCATTACGTATCTGTATTCCCAATGAAATCGGTCCTGCACTGCTGGGCGCTGTTGTTGCCGATTTCGCCTGTCAGCATCCGGACCTGGAGATAAGTTGCGTCACCAATTTGTCTGGTTATGAATCCCTGCGCGATGATCTGGATCTCGCTGTCATTGTGAGTCGTGGTCAGATGGATGACAGTGACTACATAGCCCGTCATCTGGTGACCATCCCTTGCACCATCGTTGCGGCTCCCTCCGTTATCCAGCGTTATGGCACGCCTTCTCGTATACAGCAATTTGAAGAATTGCCCTGTATTACAACGGTAAATGCGCTTAAAGGCGCTCCCTGGCAGTTTGTGAATAAAAAGGGCGGATTCGAGACGATTAAAGTGAACGGTCGTTATCGGGTCAACAGCGGGGAGATGGCAGGGCGAGCGGCCATCTCAGGCGTCGGTTATGCCATCCTGTCGAAACAAGCCTGCCAGCCCTATATTGACGATGGCCGGTTAATCGAAATTGAATTTGAACAATCGGCAGCCCCCTTGCAATTGTTCGCCCTGTATTCCGATCGGCGTTATTTGCCGGCAAAAACAAGAGCGCTTATTGATTTCATGCATCAGAGATTGAGTCATGAATAAGAGGCCATCATCAGCGCACCTGGATGCGCTGTCCCGTTCAGCCGGCGCTCTTGCCGCTCATCACCTCGACTCAAGCACCATTGAATCACTCCTCGCTGATCGCCAAAAAGCGTCTGTTAAGCAGGCTGTCAGATTATCTTTTTAGCCATTGCCCTGGCGATGACCGGGGCGCTTTCTACGGACAAGCTCAGGCCTTCAAGTCCAGAACGACATGGCTAAATGTTTGATAGGTTTTTTCATCTGGCGCAGGCGGAATTTTGGCGGCTTTCAGCGCGGACATCACCTGCGCGCAGAATGGCCGATCGCCGTTCTCGACCGCCGGATCCTGCACCGTCCCGTCACGCTGCAGGGTAAAGCGCACCGAGCATTTTTGCCCTTGCCAGGAGTCCGGCTGGTCTATGTTAGCGAAGATAGCCGCCTGGATCCGCGCCAGATAGCGTGAGGCATTGGCCTGCGGTGACGTATCGGCACCCGTTTGATAATCGCGAAGTATCTTATCCACTTCTGCCGATATTTGAGCGTCTTCGGCGCTGTCCGGCGCAGAAGCATGACCCGAACAGGCGGAAAGGAGGAAAGAGAGGGTGCAAACGAGCACGGCGTTAATTTTCACGGACATGGTAAGCCTCCTTGCTGGTGGTGAAACATTTCGTGTACGAGGCGGTTATCCTCTGTTATTCCGCGAGATTATTCAAACGCTGAATGCATCATGTTCGTTTTAAGTGACACTGTCACACATTTTTGGCTTTCATCGCGGACGGTTAGGCCATCCAGTCGCGAATCAGGTCACCGTATAGCCGTTCTGCCTCCGCCAGCCGGCTGAGCAGGCAGTACTCGTCGGTTTGATGAGCCATCGACGGCTCCCCGGGGCCGAGAATAATACAGGGCGGGTCGCCCAGGGCAGGCAGCAGCAGCGAGGCGTCGGTAAAGTAGGGCACCACGCGCGGCGTAATCGGCTCAGCGTGCAGCGGCTGACAGCGTTGGTAAACCTGCTTAATCCATGCGTGATCCTCCCGGCTCAGGACCG is part of the Klebsiella quasipneumoniae subsp. quasipneumoniae genome and encodes:
- a CDS encoding MFS transporter, producing MPRVTTTFNQKALIRIALVIAFVQFTNALEYMMFSPVFTFMAADFAVPVSFSGYVSGMYTSGAVLSGIIAFYWVDRCNKKRFLIANMVLLAIATLLTTFITSFPLLLTLRLFAGLVGGTTMGVGIGILINHTPADLSGKMLATVIASFSLVSVVGMPAILFLCTHYGWHVALWLISTLCLLALPLIVTVIPQDPVAFDTSHALPLDVDTLLFASGNALVQFSPMLIIPVLAPLMTQLLGASEGLLPWLFFDGGLAGYLSTRMTGALTSRFSALSLATGSTLVFILSLLIPLLGYPHPALFMTLFLGAAYSRLVSSSAVTIQFPDNNQRAGFSSLQTSMMYLMTTAAFFLSAFLLPDHRMALQNMDTLLTLCAISASGSPIIIIILQKKLAKRTIPPDRCTTG
- a CDS encoding LysR family transcriptional regulator; translation: MRPVLDFNALKVFIAVVERDSFVGASKALEMPASNVSRCIAQLEDKLNLQLIERSTRHMKLTQAGHLLYTRAKPLLEALEQTETELTLRQMQFKGPLRICIPNEIGPALLGAVVADFACQHPDLEISCVTNLSGYESLRDDLDLAVIVSRGQMDDSDYIARHLVTIPCTIVAAPSVIQRYGTPSRIQQFEELPCITTVNALKGAPWQFVNKKGGFETIKVNGRYRVNSGEMAGRAAISGVGYAILSKQACQPYIDDGRLIEIEFEQSAAPLQLFALYSDRRYLPAKTRALIDFMHQRLSHE
- a CDS encoding cell envelope integrity TolA C-terminal domain-containing protein: MSVKINAVLVCTLSFLLSACSGHASAPDSAEDAQISAEVDKILRDYQTGADTSPQANASRYLARIQAAIFANIDQPDSWQGQKCSVRFTLQRDGTVQDPAVENGDRPFCAQVMSALKAAKIPPAPDEKTYQTFSHVVLDLKA